From the Solanum lycopersicum chromosome 10, SLM_r2.1 genome, one window contains:
- the LOC101249128 gene encoding transcription factor MYB61-like, translating into MGRPCCYKKKLRKGLWCPEEDEKLINHVTKYGHGCWSSVPKLAALQRCGKSCRLRWINYLRPDLKRGTFSQQEENLIIQLHSLLGNKWSQIASRLPGRTDNEIKNLWNSSIKKKLRQKGIDPNTHKLLSVIENEEKVSAISMNIEKVSEGSSELNIIEDSNYRIKSKSSLVTMTMDNYPSNTTTSAAPLTHKFFLERFVTTHETSTASCNKPLDQLTSYLSFEKLNYGSNIGLSINSNTNNLLLNSKNSEMFTHQVNSSITNDNILTSPIAAIASNDSMRNGSSTSIELQRNSSFFDSNAFSWGTADYDKSEKEVNIHPSVPDPDDIKWSEYLHTQLLPGNAITNDQITQDLYSAKSSIQFTTQGSLLQNQQQQPSLQTANIYNKHYQRISDSFGQFS; encoded by the exons ATGGGGAGGCCTTGCTGTTACAAAAAGAAGCTGAGGAAAGGCCTTTGGTGCCCTGAGGAAGATGAGAAACTTATAAATCATGTAACTAAATATGGTCATGGTTGTTGGAGTTCAGTCCCTAAACTAGCCG CTCTTCAGAGGTGTGGAAAGAGCTGCAGACTTAGGTGGATTAACTACTTGAGACCTGACCTCAAAAGAGGAACATTCTCACAACAAGAAGAGAATTTGATCATTCAACTTCATTCACTTTTAGGGAACAA GTGGTCTCAGATTGCTTCTAGATTACCTGGAAGAACCGACAATGAAATCAAGAACTTATGGAACTCTTCTATTAAGAAGAAACTAAGGCAAAAAGGGATTGATCCAAACACTCATAAACTTCTATCCGTAATTGAGAATGAAGAGAAGGTATCAGCAATCAGTATGAATATTGAGAAAGTCTCTGAAGGCTCAAGTGAACTGAATATTATTGAGGATTCCAACTACAGAATTAAATCAAAGTCATCTTTAGTGACAATGACTATGGACAACTATCCTAGTAATACGACTACTTCTGCAGCGCCACTAACACACAAATTCTTTCTTGAAAGGTTTGTTACCACACACGAAACCTCCACCGCTAGCTGCAATAAGCCTCTTGATCAGTTGACAAGTTACCTCTCCTTTGAGAAATTGAATTATGGTTCAAACATTGGCTTGTCCATAAATTCAAACACCAACAATCTCCTTTTAAACTCCAAGAATTCAGAAATGTTTACTCATCAGGTCAATTCTAGCATCACAAATGATAATATTCTGACATCTCCAATAGCAGCAATAGCAAGTAATGATTCAATGCGCAATGGAAGCAGTACTAGTATTGAATTGCAAAGGAACTCTTCTTTCTTCGATAGCAATGCCTTCTCCTGGGGAACTGCAGATTATGATAAATCAGAAAAAGAAGTCAATATTCATCCCTCCGTACCTGATCCTGATGACATCAAATGGTCTGAGTATCTCCATACACAACTTTTACCAGGCAATGCAATCACCAATGATCAAATAACTCAAGATTTATACAGTGCAAAATCAAGCATACAATTCACAACACAAGGTTCATTGCTACAGAACCAACAACAACAGCCTTCTTTACAAACTGCAAACATCTACAATAAGCACTATCAGAGAATTTCAGATTCCTTTGGACAGTTTTCATAG